From the genome of Nitrospira lenta, one region includes:
- a CDS encoding glycosyltransferase family 2 protein, whose amino-acid sequence MPEPVPVSVVVPCWRCGATITRAVESIATQTRWPREVILVDDASGDDTVRVLQALVKQYPRGWIKVIAQPENGGPGVARNAGWDAATSRYIAFLDADDAWHPRKLEMQVAWMESHPEAVLTGTQTTVRDTADKLPALPESFEVQEITFRRLLFVSLLPTRSVMIHRGVPNRFVPGKRYSEDYLLWLSILAEGSRAFLLGLPLAYSFKADFGAAGLSSHLWRMHCEVLDTYRRLHRAGYLSGSLRVVLTFYALLKFCRRVVLSRSSLHSFC is encoded by the coding sequence ATGCCTGAGCCGGTTCCGGTCAGTGTTGTGGTCCCCTGCTGGCGATGCGGTGCCACGATTACGAGAGCCGTGGAGTCCATTGCCACTCAGACGCGATGGCCGCGCGAGGTGATTCTGGTCGATGATGCGAGTGGGGATGATACCGTCAGGGTGTTGCAAGCCCTCGTGAAGCAGTACCCCCGGGGCTGGATCAAGGTCATTGCGCAACCTGAAAATGGCGGACCTGGCGTGGCGCGCAATGCGGGATGGGATGCGGCTACGTCGCGCTATATCGCCTTTCTCGATGCGGACGATGCCTGGCATCCGAGAAAGCTCGAGATGCAGGTCGCCTGGATGGAGTCTCATCCAGAAGCGGTCCTTACCGGCACGCAAACTACTGTCAGAGATACCGCGGACAAACTTCCGGCATTGCCGGAATCCTTCGAGGTGCAAGAAATTACCTTTCGGCGCTTGCTGTTTGTCAGCCTGTTGCCGACGCGCTCGGTGATGATTCACAGGGGCGTGCCGAATCGGTTTGTTCCGGGGAAACGGTACAGCGAGGATTACTTGCTCTGGCTGTCTATCCTTGCAGAGGGATCTCGGGCATTTCTCCTCGGCCTCCCTCTGGCGTATTCATTTAAAGCTGATTTCGGTGCGGCCGGGCTCAGCTCCCATCTCTGGCGGATGCATTGCGAGGTGCTCGATACCTACCGCCGGTTGCATCGAGCCGGTTATCTCAGCGGGTCTCTTCGCGTGGTGCTCACTTTCTATGCTCTGCTGAAGTTCTGTCGCCGAGTGGTTTTGAGTCGCTCCTCCCTTCATTCGTTCTGCTGA
- a CDS encoding NAD-dependent epimerase/dehydratase family protein — MAVAIVTGSAGLVGSETARFLARQGFEVVGIDNDMRKVLFGEDASTQWNRERLCAELPLYKHHDIDVRDAAAIGKLFGVYGSAIQFVLHAAAQPSHDWAARDPQADFGINANGTLNLLEAARRHCPDATFIFTSTNKVYGDTPNYLPLRELSTRWEIASGHQFEPGIDESMSIDNSTHSLFGVSKAAADLMVQEYGRYFGMKTACFRGGCLTGPNHSGTQLHGFLAYLMKCAHEGRPYTVFGYKGKQVRDNIHSADLVDMFWQFHLGGRTSEVYNAGGGRFSNCSMLEAIDMCEHIVGRPLQYNISTENRIGDHIWWVSNTEKFAKHFPSWKQRYDIRTTLVEIYDGLRERRVG, encoded by the coding sequence GTCTTGTTGGTTCAGAAACCGCTCGTTTTCTGGCGCGGCAAGGGTTTGAGGTTGTCGGGATTGATAACGATATGAGGAAAGTCCTGTTTGGAGAGGACGCGTCTACTCAGTGGAATCGTGAGCGGCTCTGCGCAGAGCTGCCGCTCTATAAACATCATGATATTGACGTGCGAGATGCTGCTGCGATCGGGAAGCTCTTTGGGGTTTATGGTTCTGCCATACAGTTCGTGCTCCATGCGGCGGCCCAGCCATCCCACGACTGGGCGGCGAGAGATCCTCAAGCTGATTTCGGGATTAACGCGAATGGGACGCTCAATCTACTTGAGGCGGCGCGACGGCATTGCCCTGACGCGACGTTTATTTTTACCTCCACTAATAAAGTGTATGGAGATACCCCGAATTATTTGCCGTTACGGGAGTTGTCTACACGGTGGGAAATCGCTTCTGGGCATCAGTTTGAGCCAGGCATCGATGAATCTATGTCCATAGATAATTCAACGCATAGCCTTTTTGGAGTTTCAAAGGCCGCTGCGGACTTAATGGTGCAGGAGTATGGACGGTACTTTGGAATGAAGACCGCTTGCTTCAGAGGGGGATGCCTTACAGGGCCCAATCATAGCGGCACCCAACTGCATGGATTTCTCGCCTACTTGATGAAGTGTGCTCACGAGGGAAGACCCTATACGGTGTTTGGTTATAAAGGTAAGCAAGTAAGAGACAATATTCATTCCGCTGATCTCGTGGATATGTTTTGGCAGTTCCATCTCGGGGGGCGGACGTCAGAAGTCTACAACGCTGGAGGTGGGCGGTTCTCAAATTGCTCGATGCTTGAGGCGATTGATATGTGTGAGCACATTGTCGGACGTCCGCTTCAGTATAATATTTCCACTGAAAACCGTATTGGCGATCATATTTGGTGGGTTTCTAATACTGAGAAGTTCGCGAAACATTTCCCAAGTTGGAAACAGCGGTATGATATTCGTACAACGCTGGTCGAAATTTATGATGGGTTGCGCGAGCGTCGTGTCGGGTGA
- a CDS encoding glycosyltransferase family 4 protein, with the protein MLVSIDTKNLALYTGGIAGFIKPLLLSWITACPNIDFLLVGPAWESRTLTDFPNCEHHVVDWPEALPRQLRHPFYDNVLFPRAIRRVQPDFIFSPYHDVRLPQGIPSAMMIHDTCLSDMGYLYPWQVRAYFQAMLNVNLGRARHVLTVSEASRACILARFPFPPERVKVVPNTLEPEFLDSPDDPVRIAAIRAGWDSGVHLLYPSGAEYRKNVPRLMKALEILVARGLEPSLCVTGVRDAGWERVLTSCSQSLQARLHFLGRLSLKDLRTHYLSTDAVVYPSLCEGFGRVCLEAMELGVPIACSDLPVLREVAGDYPVYFSPLDINQMADCIVASAAQGRREPHHESRFHRKAVTALFLKTMDGILSAECEHA; encoded by the coding sequence GTGCTTGTCTCCATTGATACCAAAAACTTAGCGCTCTACACTGGCGGAATAGCAGGCTTCATTAAGCCCTTGCTTCTCTCCTGGATCACCGCTTGTCCCAATATTGATTTCCTTCTCGTCGGTCCGGCTTGGGAGTCCCGTACGCTGACGGATTTTCCGAACTGCGAACACCATGTCGTGGATTGGCCTGAGGCGTTGCCACGGCAATTGCGGCATCCTTTTTACGATAATGTGCTGTTCCCCCGCGCGATTCGCCGTGTTCAACCGGATTTCATCTTCTCGCCCTATCACGATGTGCGGCTGCCCCAGGGGATTCCCTCGGCCATGATGATTCACGATACCTGTCTCTCGGACATGGGCTACCTGTACCCTTGGCAAGTGCGGGCTTATTTTCAAGCCATGTTGAACGTCAATCTTGGTCGTGCCAGGCATGTGTTGACCGTATCCGAAGCGAGTCGCGCCTGCATTCTTGCGCGCTTTCCATTCCCTCCCGAGCGCGTCAAAGTTGTTCCGAATACCTTGGAACCGGAATTCCTGGATTCGCCGGACGATCCCGTCCGCATCGCAGCGATCCGTGCGGGATGGGATTCGGGGGTGCACTTGCTTTACCCAAGCGGTGCAGAGTATCGCAAAAATGTGCCGCGCCTCATGAAAGCGCTGGAGATTTTGGTCGCACGAGGTCTGGAGCCCAGCCTCTGTGTGACGGGGGTGCGCGATGCCGGCTGGGAACGGGTTCTGACGAGCTGTTCGCAGTCGCTTCAAGCTCGTTTGCATTTTCTTGGGCGATTGAGCTTGAAAGACTTGCGTACGCACTATCTTTCCACGGATGCGGTGGTCTACCCCTCTCTCTGTGAAGGGTTCGGGCGTGTCTGTCTGGAAGCGATGGAGTTGGGAGTGCCGATTGCTTGTTCGGACCTTCCGGTGTTGCGGGAGGTTGCGGGGGATTACCCGGTCTATTTTAGTCCGCTCGACATCAATCAGATGGCGGACTGTATTGTGGCTAGTGCGGCACAAGGCCGCCGGGAACCACACCATGAGTCCCGCTTCCACCGCAAGGCCGTGACGGCCTTGTTTCTAAAAACTATGGACGGGATTTTATCTGCTGAATGTGAGCATGCCTGA